The following coding sequences are from one uncultured Cohaesibacter sp. window:
- a CDS encoding RnfABCDGE type electron transport complex subunit D, protein MSDVNLLAGPYSHSGASVSRTMGLVMLALVPSTAFGFVQFGWPSVFLFLVTVLAAILSEAFCLKMAGKPVVLHIMDGSGILTGWLLAMTLPPWAPWWIGVAGSVIAIMLAKQAFGGLGQNVFNPAMVARTVLLISFPIQMTQFLGPQPIYGASAPDFLGGLAITFGGHPEIDAITSASLLGTIKTELGRGEVLQQILAKSFDLKNMIIGFAPGSMGETSAVLALIGGLFLLITRVISWHIPVAMIGAMCLLSGVAHLLDPSHFASPLVHLVSGTFAFAVFFIATDYVTAPGSPLGKIIFGAGVGTLTFIIRTWAAYPEGVAFAILLMNSTVPIIDTYIKPRIYGRTRKGDPIKLKEAKKGGAK, encoded by the coding sequence ATGAGTGACGTCAATCTATTAGCTGGTCCATACTCCCATTCCGGGGCGAGCGTTTCACGCACGATGGGCCTTGTCATGCTGGCGCTGGTGCCTTCGACCGCTTTTGGGTTTGTTCAATTCGGCTGGCCATCTGTCTTTTTGTTTCTGGTCACTGTTCTGGCGGCAATCCTCTCAGAAGCCTTTTGCCTCAAGATGGCAGGCAAACCCGTTGTACTCCACATCATGGATGGGTCGGGGATCCTAACTGGCTGGTTGCTCGCCATGACCTTGCCGCCATGGGCACCATGGTGGATCGGGGTTGCAGGTTCAGTCATTGCCATCATGCTTGCCAAACAGGCGTTTGGCGGCTTGGGGCAGAATGTCTTCAACCCGGCGATGGTTGCGCGTACGGTACTGCTGATTTCCTTTCCTATCCAGATGACCCAGTTTCTGGGTCCTCAGCCAATTTATGGTGCCTCAGCTCCCGACTTTCTTGGTGGTTTGGCCATTACCTTCGGCGGACACCCGGAAATTGACGCGATCACCAGCGCTTCCCTGCTTGGCACGATCAAAACGGAATTGGGACGCGGCGAGGTGTTGCAGCAGATCCTTGCCAAGTCTTTTGATCTTAAAAATATGATCATCGGCTTTGCGCCGGGCTCCATGGGAGAAACATCGGCTGTGCTGGCTTTGATCGGAGGGCTGTTCCTGCTCATTACCCGTGTTATCAGCTGGCACATCCCAGTAGCCATGATCGGCGCCATGTGCCTATTGTCCGGCGTTGCTCACTTGCTTGATCCGAGCCATTTTGCAAGCCCGCTGGTTCATCTCGTCTCGGGCACCTTTGCTTTTGCAGTCTTTTTCATCGCCACGGATTATGTGACGGCACCGGGCTCTCCCTTGGGCAAGATTATCTTCGGGGCTGGCGTTGGAACGCTTACATTCATCATCAGGACTTGGGCGGCCTATCCGGAAGGCGTTGCCTTTGCAATTCTTCTGATGAACTCAACCGTGCCAATCATCGATACCTACATCAAGCCTCGCATTTATGGACGTACCCGCAAAGGCGATCCGATCAAATTGAAGGAAGCCAAGAAGGGAGGTGCGAAATGA
- a CDS encoding RnfABCDGE type electron transport complex subunit G, with translation MSEAEMNVGDLQSPEAEPSVWQKTKDKLLAFYEKHRSNPVYLATLLGGFSLLCAFILASSYVATLDPIALRQKEDLQSSLAKVIPATLHDNDLVKDAYVIKDDAGTEKTVYPAYKNGAFVAVAYLVSAVGYGGPILSLIGVDKEGSLLGVEVLQHTETPGLGDRIESARGDWIRQFLGHSLGNPALEQWKVKKDGGYFDQLSGATITPRAVVLSVRNGLQFFKAKQDKIIHCPKGICVEGSGS, from the coding sequence ATGAGTGAGGCAGAGATGAACGTCGGTGATTTGCAATCCCCTGAAGCCGAGCCATCAGTCTGGCAAAAAACAAAAGACAAGCTACTGGCCTTCTACGAAAAACACCGCAGCAATCCGGTCTATCTGGCAACGCTGCTGGGAGGCTTCTCTCTCCTGTGCGCTTTCATTCTGGCCTCCAGCTATGTTGCCACGCTTGATCCCATTGCGCTGAGGCAAAAGGAAGACCTGCAATCCTCACTTGCCAAAGTCATTCCGGCGACGTTGCACGACAATGATCTGGTTAAGGATGCCTATGTTATCAAGGATGATGCAGGCACTGAAAAGACGGTCTATCCGGCCTATAAAAACGGGGCATTTGTTGCGGTTGCCTATCTGGTTAGTGCGGTTGGTTATGGAGGGCCTATCCTCTCTCTGATTGGCGTTGACAAAGAAGGGTCTCTTCTGGGCGTTGAAGTTTTGCAGCATACCGAAACACCGGGGTTGGGCGACAGGATCGAGTCCGCGCGCGGCGATTGGATCAGGCAGTTCCTTGGCCATTCACTGGGCAATCCCGCTCTGGAGCAATGGAAGGTCAAAAAAGACGGCGGCTATTTTGATCAGCTTTCAGGCGCAACGATCACCCCGCGAGCGGTTGTTCTTTCGGTGCGGAATGGGTTGCAATTTTTCAAAGCCAAACAAGACAAGATCATCCACTGCCCCAAAGGCATTTGCGTGGAAGGAAGCGGATCATGA
- a CDS encoding electron transport complex subunit E gives MTKSYREITLEGLWTNTILFSQTLALCPMLAVTGTATNGLGLGLATTAVLVASGFLISLLRSFIEPEVRIPAYVLIIAGLVTIVDLYMNAYLHDLYKILGLFIPLIVTNCAILGRAESFASKARILPSMLDGLMMGVGFTFALVLLGAVREILGSGTLFSGASLLLGPAFSFLEVTVIPDYSGFLIFILPPGGFIMLSLILVGKRLIDNQFEKARKPDNEPAETIGKQITI, from the coding sequence ATGACGAAAAGCTATCGCGAAATCACACTTGAAGGTCTTTGGACCAATACGATCCTTTTTTCGCAGACACTTGCTCTTTGCCCCATGCTGGCAGTGACCGGCACCGCGACCAATGGCCTGGGCCTTGGATTGGCCACCACCGCCGTTCTGGTGGCGTCCGGTTTTCTGATATCGCTGTTGCGCAGTTTCATTGAACCGGAAGTGCGTATTCCGGCCTATGTGCTTATCATTGCCGGACTGGTTACCATCGTCGACCTATATATGAATGCATATCTCCATGATCTTTATAAGATATTGGGTCTGTTTATTCCGTTGATCGTGACAAACTGCGCCATTCTGGGCCGCGCTGAAAGCTTTGCGTCCAAGGCTCGTATTCTCCCCTCCATGCTGGATGGATTGATGATGGGGGTCGGCTTCACTTTTGCCCTGGTATTGTTGGGGGCCGTACGTGAGATCTTGGGATCCGGCACCCTGTTTTCCGGAGCCTCCCTGCTCCTTGGTCCGGCCTTCAGTTTTCTGGAAGTCACCGTCATTCCGGACTATTCCGGTTTCCTCATTTTCATCCTGCCTCCGGGCGGTTTCATCATGCTGAGCCTCATTCTTGTGGGCAAGCGCCTGATCGACAATCAATTCGAGAAAGCACGCAAGCCGGATAACGAACCTGCTGAAACCATCGGCAAGCAAATAACGATATAG
- a CDS encoding RnfH family protein, translating into MNIGVAYVTPTHKVWLRMEMPDGCTIEEAIHRSGLLDQFPEIDLETQKVGIFGRIAKLNKELEDGDRVEIYRPITADPDLIERRDR; encoded by the coding sequence ATGAATATTGGCGTTGCCTATGTCACGCCCACTCACAAGGTCTGGCTACGCATGGAAATGCCAGATGGCTGCACCATTGAGGAAGCGATCCACCGATCAGGATTGCTTGACCAATTCCCCGAGATTGATCTGGAAACCCAAAAAGTCGGCATCTTCGGGCGCATCGCCAAGCTCAACAAGGAGCTTGAGGATGGCGACCGGGTCGAAATTTATCGGCCAATCACAGCAGACCCGGATCTTATCGAACGCCGGGACCGCTAG
- a CDS encoding alpha-D-ribose 1-methylphosphonate 5-triphosphate diphosphatase, translating into MSEFTITGAQVYLPDQIVETTVTVTEGEISDIGGPVRGEEIDGAGRILAPAIIDIHGDAFERQLMPRPNVFFPMEAAMLETDRQLAANGIATAYHALSIGWEPGLRSVDRAREMITAITKWSSRLTVENRVQLRWETFCLEAIPLLAEALENPLTPSLAFNDHTSMGMLHPDVVLQTRPFEHSPDFRAADPDSVEFRKKMAGRAERSCLSPEDYAQMIKERWQMRPRVKEAIVKVGKLGQSKNVPMLSHDDSQDETRDFYRQNGASISEFPMTVAVAAVARERGDMVVFGAPNAVRGGSHLGDSPNAGDMVEAGLCSILASDYYYPAMLAAVARLDEDKRSDRLSLWKLISTNPAKAMKLDDRGEIALGKRADLVLVGWPEGHVPAVRHTWVAGRTAYCATPAG; encoded by the coding sequence ATGAGCGAATTTACCATCACTGGAGCACAGGTCTATCTGCCTGATCAGATTGTCGAAACGACCGTTACAGTTACAGAGGGTGAAATCAGCGACATTGGTGGCCCCGTGCGCGGTGAAGAAATCGACGGGGCAGGGCGCATACTCGCACCTGCCATAATTGACATTCACGGCGATGCTTTTGAGCGACAGTTGATGCCGCGACCGAATGTCTTCTTCCCGATGGAAGCGGCGATGCTTGAGACAGACCGGCAGTTGGCGGCTAACGGCATTGCCACCGCGTACCATGCCTTGTCGATAGGCTGGGAGCCCGGATTGCGCAGCGTAGACCGCGCAAGGGAAATGATTACGGCTATCACAAAATGGTCAAGCCGGCTGACAGTTGAAAATCGTGTCCAGTTGCGCTGGGAAACCTTTTGTCTTGAGGCTATTCCCTTGCTTGCGGAAGCGCTGGAAAACCCGCTGACACCGTCGCTGGCCTTTAATGACCACACATCCATGGGCATGCTGCATCCTGATGTTGTTTTGCAGACACGACCGTTTGAACACTCCCCGGACTTTCGCGCTGCAGATCCCGATAGCGTGGAGTTTCGCAAGAAAATGGCTGGGCGTGCCGAGCGTTCCTGTCTTTCGCCCGAGGACTATGCTCAAATGATCAAGGAGCGTTGGCAGATGCGGCCTCGTGTCAAGGAAGCAATCGTAAAGGTTGGCAAGTTGGGCCAAAGCAAGAATGTACCCATGCTTAGCCACGACGACTCTCAGGATGAGACTCGGGATTTCTATCGGCAAAACGGAGCCTCGATTTCCGAGTTTCCCATGACGGTTGCTGTGGCTGCTGTTGCCCGCGAAAGGGGAGATATGGTCGTGTTCGGTGCGCCGAATGCGGTGCGTGGTGGCAGTCATTTGGGCGACTCGCCAAACGCTGGCGACATGGTCGAGGCGGGTTTGTGCAGCATTCTGGCCTCCGACTATTATTATCCAGCCATGCTGGCCGCAGTTGCGCGTTTGGATGAAGACAAGCGCTCGGATCGATTATCGCTTTGGAAACTGATCTCGACCAACCCGGCAAAGGCCATGAAGCTCGATGACCGAGGCGAAATCGCACTCGGCAAAAGAGCAGATCTGGTTTTGGTCGGCTGGCCAGAGGGGCATGTGCCCGCCGTCCGTCATACGTGGGTTGCCGGCCGCACGGCCTACTGTGCTACGCCTGCAGGTTAA
- the gph gene encoding phosphoglycolate phosphatase (PGP is an essential enzyme in the glycolate salvage pathway in higher organisms (photorespiration in plants). Phosphoglycolate results from the oxidase activity of RubisCO in the Calvin cycle when concentrations of carbon dioxide are low relative to oxygen. This enzyme is a member of the Haloacid Dehalogenase (HAD) superfamily of aspartate-nucleophile hydrolase enzymes (PF00702).), which produces MKAIVFDLDGTLVDSVPDLHITANKLLEAHGIAPLEQDQVRSFVGNGIGVLVDKTCKAAGLEINDSNREAINNEYLAFYDQVLEDKNTQPFAGVRDCLETFRAKGLMMGLCTNKPEGPTRMILQDVGFDHLFAKVLGGDSLPQRKPAPEPLWESFAGFDLKDCLFVGDSEVDAATAHAAGVSCALYEKGYRQTPLDQLPHDFAFSDFAELKAYVLDRS; this is translated from the coding sequence ATGAAAGCTATCGTATTTGATCTGGACGGAACGCTGGTCGACAGTGTGCCAGACTTGCATATCACCGCGAACAAATTGCTTGAGGCACACGGGATTGCGCCGCTAGAGCAAGACCAAGTCCGCTCATTTGTCGGCAACGGGATCGGCGTTCTGGTCGACAAGACTTGCAAGGCAGCAGGCCTAGAAATCAACGATAGCAACAGGGAAGCGATCAATAACGAGTATCTGGCCTTTTATGATCAGGTTCTCGAAGACAAGAACACACAACCCTTTGCAGGCGTACGAGACTGCCTTGAAACCTTCCGGGCAAAGGGCCTGATGATGGGGCTTTGCACCAACAAACCCGAAGGCCCTACCCGTATGATTTTGCAAGATGTTGGTTTTGACCACCTCTTCGCCAAGGTTCTTGGTGGTGACAGCCTGCCTCAGCGCAAACCGGCTCCAGAGCCTCTGTGGGAGAGCTTTGCCGGGTTTGACCTCAAAGACTGCCTGTTTGTCGGCGATAGCGAAGTGGACGCAGCGACAGCGCATGCAGCCGGCGTATCCTGCGCCCTTTATGAGAAGGGATATCGCCAGACCCCGCTCGACCAACTGCCACACGATTTTGCCTTCTCTGACTTTGCAGAATTAAAGGCATATGTGTTGGACAGAAGCTAG
- a CDS encoding MBL fold metallo-hydrolase has protein sequence MDVKLKFCGAAGIVTGSCYLVQTAGHKFLVDCGMFQGTKTVRSLNYDGFPFEPAEIDFVLLTHAHIDHSGLLPKLYKQGFRGPVYMTEPSKDLLAAMLPDSGHIQEMDVMHLNQRNARRGKPLVEPIYTQKDAQECQDNFQSVELEEWVDIEGIRAKFWNAGHILGSASIALEIPSDDPNEKSLRLLFSGDLGPDHKLFYPDPAASSDYDYVISESTYGGRNRPDVTPEEKRQILLEEIKLGLKDNGLLLIPSFAVERTQELLADILILQYTGQLREIPIFLDSPLAIKATEVFVKHAADLEDVESFVDKLDTSRIRFTQTVEESKSLNRIKSGAIIMAGSGMCDAGRIRHHIKNHMWRTNTTLLLVGYQAEGSLGRLLMEGARKVRIQGEEIIIRGKVRQIETYSGHADGDELIEWILERQPIRHGLYLCHGEQKSSEALKAALVEKGLPEKMITIPGIDDEVRLSIEGVPQFSPNIKHRVQQSDIVSWDARNEFAELQIDLKEAFDKLADEKSRRALARRIKKALEAAE, from the coding sequence ATGGATGTAAAGCTCAAATTTTGCGGTGCCGCTGGCATCGTGACTGGCTCTTGCTATCTGGTGCAGACTGCGGGTCATAAATTCCTTGTCGATTGCGGCATGTTTCAGGGCACAAAAACCGTCCGCTCGCTCAATTATGACGGTTTTCCCTTTGAACCCGCCGAAATTGATTTCGTCCTTCTTACTCACGCTCACATCGATCATTCCGGCCTGTTGCCAAAACTCTATAAGCAGGGGTTTCGTGGCCCAGTCTATATGACAGAGCCCAGCAAGGATCTGTTGGCGGCGATGTTGCCCGACAGCGGTCACATTCAGGAAATGGATGTGATGCACCTTAATCAGCGAAATGCAAGGCGCGGCAAGCCACTCGTCGAGCCGATCTACACGCAGAAAGATGCGCAAGAGTGCCAAGATAACTTTCAGTCAGTCGAGCTGGAAGAGTGGGTGGATATAGAAGGTATTCGCGCCAAATTCTGGAATGCGGGCCACATTCTGGGGTCTGCGTCCATCGCGCTGGAAATTCCTTCAGATGACCCGAATGAAAAAAGCTTGCGGCTTCTATTCTCGGGCGATTTGGGGCCGGATCACAAGCTCTTCTATCCCGATCCCGCAGCCTCCTCCGACTATGACTATGTCATTTCAGAAAGCACCTACGGTGGCCGAAATCGCCCCGATGTGACGCCGGAGGAAAAGCGGCAGATCCTGCTTGAAGAGATTAAACTCGGCCTCAAGGACAATGGTCTGTTGCTCATTCCATCATTCGCGGTGGAACGAACACAAGAGCTGCTCGCGGATATCCTGATCCTGCAATATACCGGCCAGTTGCGCGAGATACCCATTTTCCTCGATAGCCCGCTGGCCATCAAGGCAACGGAAGTGTTCGTCAAGCATGCTGCGGATCTGGAAGATGTCGAGAGCTTTGTCGACAAGCTCGATACCTCCCGTATTCGTTTCACCCAGACTGTGGAAGAGAGCAAGAGCCTGAACCGGATCAAGTCCGGAGCGATCATCATGGCCGGTAGTGGCATGTGTGATGCTGGCCGCATTCGTCATCACATCAAGAACCACATGTGGCGGACCAATACCACGCTACTGCTGGTTGGCTATCAGGCTGAAGGCTCTCTTGGCAGGTTACTGATGGAAGGTGCCCGCAAGGTGCGCATTCAGGGCGAAGAAATCATAATTCGAGGCAAAGTCCGGCAGATCGAAACCTATTCGGGGCATGCAGACGGTGACGAACTGATCGAATGGATCCTGGAGCGGCAGCCAATTCGCCATGGTCTTTACCTTTGCCATGGGGAACAGAAATCATCCGAAGCGTTGAAGGCGGCATTGGTAGAAAAAGGCCTGCCGGAGAAAATGATCACCATTCCGGGCATAGATGACGAGGTCCGTCTGTCCATCGAAGGGGTTCCGCAATTCTCGCCAAACATCAAGCATCGAGTTCAACAGAGCGATATTGTCAGTTGGGATGCGCGCAACGAATTTGCAGAATTGCAAATCGACCTCAAAGAAGCTTTTGACAAGCTGGCCGATGAAAAATCGCGTCGGGCTCTGGCGCGGAGGATTAAGAAAGCCCTTGAAGCTGCCGAATAA
- a CDS encoding TIGR00730 family Rossman fold protein, producing MNNDLLAYEDVSFLRREELRGARLELEFTKADLGMRDHGILSTVVVFGSARLKEDHPFYKQATELGRIVSERGGALNPSNGTHRNVICTGGGPGIMEAANRGAYEAGAKNIGLNIVLPHEQHINPYVTPGLSFQFQYFALRKMHFAMRANALVAFPGGFGTLDELFDILTLKQTGKASGMPIILYGKDFWSNLINFDVLIKHGTIAPTDVEHFIIVDTPEEAWHVMEGNGLTAFNPD from the coding sequence ATGAACAATGATCTGCTTGCCTATGAAGACGTCTCTTTCCTGAGGCGAGAAGAGCTGCGTGGTGCTCGTCTGGAGCTTGAATTCACAAAGGCGGATCTGGGAATGCGGGATCATGGCATTCTGTCAACAGTGGTTGTCTTCGGTAGTGCTCGCCTCAAGGAAGATCATCCCTTCTACAAGCAGGCAACGGAGTTGGGCCGCATCGTTTCTGAACGTGGTGGCGCGCTTAATCCCAGCAATGGAACCCATCGCAATGTCATTTGCACGGGCGGTGGTCCGGGCATTATGGAAGCAGCAAACCGTGGTGCCTATGAAGCTGGAGCAAAGAATATCGGGCTCAATATCGTTCTGCCTCATGAACAGCATATAAACCCATATGTAACGCCGGGACTAAGCTTCCAGTTTCAGTATTTCGCCTTGCGGAAAATGCATTTCGCCATGCGTGCCAACGCGCTTGTTGCCTTCCCTGGCGGGTTTGGAACACTTGACGAATTGTTTGATATCCTGACCCTCAAGCAGACCGGTAAGGCTTCTGGCATGCCAATCATTCTGTACGGCAAGGATTTTTGGTCCAACCTGATCAATTTTGATGTGCTGATCAAACACGGCACAATTGCCCCAACGGACGTGGAGCATTTTATCATTGTCGATACGCCGGAGGAAGCCTGGCATGTGATGGAAGGCAATGGCCTGACGGCATTCAATCCTGACTAA
- a CDS encoding DUF2793 domain-containing protein encodes MEATSHLSLPYIVGNQNQKHITHNEALRMLDALVQLSVLSRDLSAPPDEPEDGARYIVADDASGAWSGWESSIAAYIDGTWTELQPKTGWLVWLENESNLLCFDGADWSDFLTESVGVALAAGLFDKIGINATADATNRLALASDASLFNHAGNGHQIKVNKAAAGNTNSLLFQTNWSGRAEMGCAGEDDWSIKVSANGSDWKTGLKVNADTALVQGLQWAGAVSDSGLGAIVERGSNSNGEFVRFADGTQICSIIASLEYGSSTHMYYNWTFPAAYVALPFVYGLVNFDSWYANASPRFSDIGAMVSVSPSVSSITMRQIRITGGLAFEEGDYSDGTRFFAFGRWY; translated from the coding sequence ATGGAAGCAACATCACATTTGTCCTTGCCTTATATCGTTGGCAACCAGAACCAGAAGCATATCACCCACAACGAAGCTTTGCGGATGCTGGACGCGCTTGTGCAGCTATCCGTTTTGTCGCGAGATCTATCCGCCCCTCCTGATGAGCCCGAAGATGGCGCGCGCTACATCGTGGCCGATGACGCAAGTGGCGCTTGGTCTGGTTGGGAAAGTAGCATTGCCGCCTATATCGACGGAACATGGACAGAGCTACAGCCAAAGACAGGCTGGCTCGTTTGGCTCGAGAATGAAAGCAACCTGTTGTGTTTTGACGGGGCGGACTGGTCGGATTTTTTAACGGAAAGTGTCGGTGTTGCTCTCGCTGCGGGTCTCTTTGACAAGATCGGGATCAACGCGACAGCGGACGCAACAAACCGGCTGGCTCTTGCATCCGATGCAAGCCTTTTCAACCATGCCGGAAACGGGCATCAAATCAAGGTCAACAAAGCGGCGGCAGGTAATACCAATAGCCTGTTGTTCCAAACCAATTGGTCAGGCCGTGCGGAAATGGGTTGCGCTGGTGAGGATGACTGGTCCATCAAGGTGAGCGCTAATGGCTCTGACTGGAAAACAGGGCTCAAGGTCAATGCTGACACGGCTTTGGTGCAGGGGCTTCAATGGGCGGGGGCTGTTTCCGATAGTGGCCTTGGGGCGATTGTAGAAAGAGGCAGCAACAGCAACGGCGAATTTGTCCGCTTTGCTGATGGAACGCAAATCTGCTCAATAATCGCGTCTCTTGAGTACGGTAGTTCGACCCATATGTACTATAATTGGACCTTTCCAGCGGCATATGTAGCGCTTCCATTCGTTTATGGACTTGTCAATTTTGATAGCTGGTACGCCAATGCATCTCCCAGATTTTCAGACATTGGTGCGATGGTGAGTGTTTCTCCCTCTGTTTCATCGATTACCATGCGACAGATCAGGATAACTGGTGGGCTGGCTTTTGAAGAAGGGGACTATTCTGACGGAACGAGATTCTTCGCTTTCGGACGTTGGTATTAA
- the hemH gene encoding ferrochelatase: MQSHWPENHPSVAFGKVGILLVNLGTPDGTDYKSMRRYLKEFLSDQRVIEEPKWKWWPILNGIILQTRPQKSGKAYASIWNNERNEGPLLTITRSQSDKLAERFASLKTGRPVEIDYAMRYGNPSIRSKIEALAEKGCERLLVLPLYPQYAAATTATVNDAVFDILKEMRWQPALRTLPPYHDNPAYIEALSISLRNSLEHIDFEPEVILASYHGIPKRYFENGDPYHCHCMKTSRLVREAMDWSEDYMRTTFQSRFGPEEWLQPYTDKTVEGLARSGVKRIAVFNPGFSADCLETLEEIDGENREIFMEHGGAHFAHLPCLNDSEEGMDMLIQLVVNELQGWI; encoded by the coding sequence ATGCAATCACATTGGCCCGAAAATCATCCTTCAGTTGCCTTTGGCAAAGTTGGCATTCTGTTGGTCAATCTGGGTACGCCGGATGGAACCGACTATAAGTCGATGCGGCGATACCTGAAGGAGTTTCTGTCCGATCAGCGTGTAATTGAAGAGCCTAAATGGAAATGGTGGCCTATTCTGAATGGCATCATCTTGCAGACGAGACCGCAAAAATCAGGCAAGGCCTATGCATCAATCTGGAACAATGAACGAAACGAAGGGCCGCTGCTGACCATTACGCGCAGTCAGAGCGATAAGCTTGCCGAGCGCTTTGCCAGCCTGAAGACAGGGCGGCCTGTCGAGATCGATTACGCCATGCGTTATGGTAACCCGTCAATCAGGTCAAAAATCGAGGCGTTGGCCGAGAAGGGGTGCGAACGCCTTTTGGTTCTGCCGCTTTACCCCCAATATGCTGCCGCGACGACAGCGACAGTCAATGACGCTGTTTTTGATATATTGAAGGAAATGCGTTGGCAGCCAGCGTTGAGGACGCTGCCGCCCTATCACGACAATCCCGCCTATATCGAAGCGCTGTCCATTTCGCTCAGAAACAGCCTGGAGCATATTGATTTCGAGCCTGAGGTGATACTCGCTTCTTATCATGGCATTCCGAAACGATATTTCGAGAATGGCGATCCTTATCATTGCCATTGCATGAAAACCTCACGGTTGGTGCGGGAAGCCATGGACTGGTCGGAAGATTATATGCGTACCACTTTTCAATCGCGCTTTGGGCCTGAAGAGTGGCTTCAGCCATACACAGACAAGACCGTTGAGGGCCTGGCCCGGTCTGGCGTCAAGCGCATTGCCGTGTTTAATCCGGGCTTTTCCGCTGACTGTCTTGAAACTCTGGAAGAGATTGACGGTGAAAATCGTGAGATTTTCATGGAGCATGGCGGTGCGCATTTTGCCCATCTCCCTTGTTTAAACGACAGCGAGGAGGGGATGGATATGTTGATACAGCTCGTGGTTAATGAGCTGCAGGGCTGGATTTGA
- a CDS encoding RlmE family RNA methyltransferase encodes MAKKSAGGEGRDSRGHRVEKVRVKTARGRRSSSTRWLQRQLNDPYVQRAKLEGFRSRSTFKLIEMDDRFHFLKPGMRVVDLGCAPGGWCDIAARRVNSNSDNPLVVGIDYLGMDPLPGVTVLLKDFLDDDAPQLLMDALGGHQPDVVLSDMAAPTTGHQQTDHLRTVHLFEVAALFAKENLRPGGVFLSKVFKGGTEHEMLAELKRDYQTVSHIKPPASRKESPEMYVFAKGFRGNSNTDDES; translated from the coding sequence ATGGCGAAGAAATCCGCAGGCGGTGAAGGGCGTGACAGCCGCGGTCACCGAGTTGAGAAAGTCAGAGTCAAAACGGCGCGAGGCCGCAGAAGTTCTTCAACAAGATGGTTGCAGCGGCAGTTGAACGACCCCTATGTGCAGCGTGCCAAGCTGGAGGGCTTTCGGTCTCGCTCAACCTTCAAACTGATCGAGATGGATGATCGATTCCATTTTCTCAAACCGGGCATGCGGGTTGTCGATCTTGGTTGCGCTCCCGGCGGATGGTGCGACATTGCGGCCCGTCGGGTCAATTCAAACAGTGACAATCCTCTCGTCGTCGGCATCGACTATCTGGGCATGGACCCTCTGCCGGGGGTGACTGTCTTGCTGAAAGACTTTCTGGACGATGACGCGCCGCAATTGCTGATGGACGCCCTTGGAGGACACCAGCCAGATGTGGTTCTCTCCGATATGGCAGCTCCCACAACGGGGCATCAACAAACCGATCATTTGCGCACGGTTCATCTGTTCGAGGTGGCGGCCTTGTTTGCCAAGGAAAACCTGCGGCCCGGAGGCGTCTTCCTTTCGAAAGTGTTCAAGGGTGGAACAGAGCATGAGATGCTCGCCGAATTGAAGCGGGACTATCAGACAGTTTCGCACATCAAGCCACCAGCAAGTCGCAAGGAAAGTCCTGAAATGTATGTATTCGCGAAAGGTTTTCGCGGCAATAGCAACACGGACGACGAGAGCTAG